One genomic window of Nitrosomonas sp. Is35 includes the following:
- a CDS encoding lysophosphatidic acid receptor, translated as MKEVSNHRSHWKTIRIILAALIGGFLLSFLGFGLLWSGIPWHTQLIMILPFLLLSYGILRWSNGAIGLCAFIVMGAAPLGLLIMQFRDTNGSHLMPILVVTGWLIGICAGCYWGKLSQKPSVNSSKDVVSS; from the coding sequence ATGAAAGAAGTATCAAATCACCGCAGTCATTGGAAAACCATACGTATTATTTTGGCCGCTCTAATAGGCGGATTTTTATTGTCGTTTCTTGGCTTTGGTTTACTGTGGAGCGGCATCCCTTGGCATACTCAGCTAATCATGATTCTGCCATTCTTGCTGTTGTCTTATGGCATATTGCGCTGGAGCAACGGTGCGATAGGGTTATGTGCTTTTATCGTCATGGGTGCTGCACCGCTTGGACTATTGATCATGCAGTTTCGTGATACAAACGGCTCGCACTTAATGCCAATACTGGTTGTTACCGGTTGGTTGATCGGAATCTGTGCCGGTTGCTACTGGGGGAAGTTGTCCCAGAAACCTTCCGTAAATTCATCCAAAGATGTTGTTTCGTCTTGA
- a CDS encoding IS1595 family transposase: MNVKNRYYFRSRIGEAKFRQLIRYFVLDFTATSTAQLTGISIRSVNTIYLKVRQKIAYCCELESPLQGAVEVDESYFGAQRVRGKKGRGAYGKTIVFGVLKRQGKVYTEIVPDCSKATLQAIIRGHVAPDTIIHSDGWRGYDGLVDIGFDKHFRVCHGNNEFASGERHINGIESFWSFAKRRLAKFNGVPEHTFYLHLKETEFRFNHRRDNLYHQILKLLRLNPL, translated from the coding sequence ATGAATGTTAAAAATAGATACTATTTCCGTTCTCGGATTGGAGAAGCTAAATTCAGACAACTTATTCGCTATTTTGTTTTGGATTTTACCGCTACAAGTACCGCGCAATTGACCGGTATTTCTATCCGATCCGTCAATACGATTTACCTCAAAGTGCGGCAAAAAATTGCCTACTGCTGCGAACTTGAATCGCCGCTTCAAGGTGCTGTGGAAGTTGATGAATCTTATTTTGGCGCGCAGCGTGTCAGAGGCAAAAAAGGTCGAGGCGCTTATGGTAAAACCATTGTCTTTGGCGTTCTGAAACGCCAAGGGAAGGTATATACGGAGATTGTTCCTGATTGCTCCAAAGCCACGTTACAAGCTATTATCCGTGGGCATGTAGCACCCGATACCATCATCCATTCTGATGGCTGGCGCGGATATGACGGGCTGGTCGATATTGGTTTTGATAAGCACTTCAGGGTTTGTCATGGCAACAATGAATTCGCCAGTGGCGAGCGGCATATCAACGGCATTGAATCTTTCTGGAGCTTTGCAAAAAGGCGTTTGGCAAAGTTCAATGGTGTTCCTGAACATACCTTTTATTTGCATTTGAAAGAAACCGAATTTCGTTTTAATCATCGCCGTGATAATCTCTATCATCAGATTCTCAAATTATTACGTTTAAACCCGCTTTAA
- the nhaC gene encoding Na+/H+ antiporter NhaC, with protein sequence MTETKPLIEELLTSQRLPTLLQALVCFAGVFLLISLGMFVFAISIHAVIFLALIWVCLQARWLGYSFLDIRRMMDDGIIKALPAIYIFLLIGMVIASFMQSGTIASLLYYGLDLLSPGTFLAAGLILCCFMSVATGTSWGTVGTIGVVLIGIGEAMNIPLPLVAGMIISGATFGDKLSPISDTTNLAAMSAGTSLYRHIGSMLYTTVPTLLIVLVIFMIIGEHYSDNALPRAHIDEIRTALAGAYQLNGWVTLLPLLLMFGLSIKRYAAEVSMSCSIVLAMLIAVAYQGRDGVDVFNALWVNSLGTTGIENIDDLLGRGGLYSMAWTLLLSIMALALGGVMHHAGFLQVLLTHIIARIQRVSTLIATTILSGLIGNIAMGEAYISIILNCQLFRSAYLERKVDRAVLSRSVEEGATLTTGLIPWTTAGTFYVATLGVPTLDYAPYALLNLLNPFVSIAMAIVGVGLLRDKNTPRSY encoded by the coding sequence ATGACAGAAACCAAACCACTCATTGAGGAATTGCTCACTTCGCAACGGTTGCCAACGCTATTGCAAGCGCTGGTTTGCTTTGCCGGTGTGTTTCTGTTGATTTCACTCGGTATGTTCGTATTTGCGATCAGCATTCATGCCGTTATTTTTCTGGCATTGATCTGGGTGTGCCTGCAAGCGCGCTGGCTGGGTTATTCCTTTCTCGATATCCGGCGCATGATGGACGATGGCATCATCAAGGCGCTGCCAGCAATCTATATTTTTCTGTTGATCGGCATGGTCATTGCCAGTTTCATGCAGAGCGGCACCATCGCAAGCCTGCTTTACTACGGATTGGATTTGTTGAGTCCGGGCACATTCTTGGCGGCAGGGTTGATCTTATGCTGTTTCATGTCGGTTGCTACCGGCACTTCCTGGGGCACGGTTGGAACAATCGGAGTGGTGTTGATCGGTATCGGTGAGGCGATGAACATTCCACTGCCGCTCGTGGCCGGCATGATTATTTCCGGCGCCACTTTCGGCGATAAATTATCGCCTATCTCGGATACCACCAATCTGGCGGCCATGAGCGCTGGAACGAGTTTGTACCGGCATATCGGTTCCATGCTCTACACAACAGTACCGACGTTACTAATTGTTCTGGTGATCTTCATGATTATCGGAGAGCATTACAGTGATAATGCTTTACCGCGAGCGCATATCGATGAAATCCGTACCGCTTTGGCAGGCGCTTATCAATTAAATGGCTGGGTGACACTGCTGCCGCTGCTGCTGATGTTCGGTTTGAGTATCAAGCGCTACGCCGCCGAAGTGAGCATGTCGTGCAGTATTGTGCTGGCCATGCTGATTGCCGTCGCTTATCAAGGCAGGGATGGCGTTGATGTATTCAACGCGTTGTGGGTCAATTCGCTGGGTACTACCGGAATTGAGAACATTGACGATTTACTCGGACGCGGGGGATTGTACAGCATGGCGTGGACGCTATTACTGTCCATCATGGCGCTGGCGCTCGGCGGTGTGATGCATCATGCCGGGTTCCTGCAAGTGCTGCTCACCCATATCATCGCACGCATTCAGCGTGTCAGCACATTGATCGCGACCACTATCCTATCCGGATTGATCGGAAACATTGCGATGGGAGAGGCTTATATCTCTATTATTCTCAATTGCCAGCTGTTCAGGAGCGCATACCTTGAAAGGAAGGTCGATAGGGCAGTGCTGTCCCGTTCAGTCGAAGAAGGCGCCACCTTGACTACCGGACTCATTCCATGGACAACGGCGGGTACTTTTTATGTGGCGACACTGGGCGTTCCAACACTGGATTATGCGCCCTATGCTTTGCTGAACTTATTGAATCCTTTTGTTTCCATTGCAATGGCCATCGTGGGGGTTGGCTTGTTGCGTGATAAAAATACACCGCGATCATATTAA
- the msrB gene encoding peptide-methionine (R)-S-oxide reductase MsrB yields the protein MANHYENFAKDPELLKTDLSPLQYQVTQNAGTEPPFQNEYWDHKAAGIYVDIVSGEPLFASIHKFDSGTGWPSFYRPIDEQYIRLKSDYAMWMPCTEARSRYADSHLGHVFNDGPPPTGLRYCINSAALRFVRKEDLQTEGYGELLALFAHEERK from the coding sequence ATGGCGAATCACTATGAAAATTTTGCTAAAGATCCTGAATTGTTGAAAACCGATTTGTCACCGTTGCAGTATCAGGTGACGCAAAATGCCGGCACCGAACCGCCATTCCAAAATGAATATTGGGATCACAAAGCTGCCGGGATTTATGTTGATATTGTATCGGGTGAACCGCTGTTTGCGTCAATTCATAAATTTGATTCGGGTACCGGATGGCCCAGTTTTTACCGGCCGATTGACGAACAGTATATCCGGCTTAAGAGCGATTATGCGATGTGGATGCCGTGCACGGAAGCCCGCAGCCGTTATGCGGATAGTCATCTGGGGCACGTATTCAACGACGGCCCGCCGCCAACGGGCCTGCGTTATTGCATTAACTCTGCCGCGTTAAGGTTTGTAAGAAAAGAAGATTTACAAACGGAAGGCTACGGCGAGTTGCTTGCATTATTCGCGCATGAAGAAAGAAAATAG
- a CDS encoding RNA methyltransferase, whose protein sequence is MKFTGTVTHLSQKGLGVVKNTQNNISYFVYGTWPGDSGEFETIDKPLNNKKFAYAKLIQLTQPSAQRQIPACPFVSLEENACTGCSWMIADYTSQLEQKRNRFLYTMQRADFDPAQLNVSAIQPAPQIYGYRNRCQIKTDGIKLGFVSENSQQIAPVNDCLVLNEQCRSLLQTAIQQLPDKTWQENSGDNWLFIELDDDMQADEIRTNQKRPFKQGNTQQNQWMRQWLRNTLARNSQIGKAVELFCGSGNFTQIIAESNCTALIAYESDPDAIQLLKSKALAKVTPHVADLFSPSIWRNMQKTVCDATTLVLDPPRAGLKKHQGFFSCFAALKTIIYISCNPETFARDAWFFQQNNWQINEIQLIDLFPHTPHIEILAEFRKI, encoded by the coding sequence ATGAAATTCACAGGGACGGTAACGCATTTATCGCAAAAGGGCTTGGGTGTGGTCAAAAACACCCAGAATAACATTTCTTATTTTGTTTATGGCACTTGGCCAGGAGATAGCGGTGAGTTTGAAACTATTGACAAGCCGCTGAATAATAAAAAATTTGCTTATGCCAAATTGATACAGCTCACGCAACCTTCGGCACAAAGACAAATACCCGCATGCCCTTTTGTCAGTCTGGAAGAAAATGCCTGTACCGGTTGCTCCTGGATGATCGCTGATTATACAAGCCAGCTCGAGCAAAAACGAAATCGCTTCCTCTATACCATGCAACGAGCCGATTTTGATCCGGCTCAGTTGAATGTCAGCGCTATTCAGCCAGCGCCGCAAATATATGGCTACCGCAACCGCTGCCAAATTAAAACGGATGGAATAAAACTCGGTTTCGTATCCGAAAACTCGCAGCAAATTGCACCGGTGAATGATTGTCTGGTACTCAATGAACAGTGCCGGAGCTTGCTGCAAACGGCAATTCAGCAGTTACCCGATAAAACTTGGCAGGAAAACTCCGGAGACAATTGGCTGTTTATTGAACTGGATGACGACATGCAAGCGGACGAAATCCGTACAAACCAGAAACGCCCGTTCAAACAGGGCAACACGCAGCAGAATCAGTGGATGCGACAGTGGTTACGGAATACACTCGCTCGCAACTCCCAGATAGGAAAAGCGGTGGAATTATTTTGCGGTTCGGGGAATTTCACGCAAATCATTGCGGAATCGAACTGTACTGCACTTATCGCTTACGAATCCGACCCGGATGCCATTCAATTATTGAAAAGCAAAGCGCTGGCGAAGGTAACTCCACACGTCGCGGATCTTTTCAGTCCGTCAATTTGGAGGAACATGCAAAAAACGGTATGCGATGCAACAACGTTGGTTTTAGACCCACCACGCGCCGGACTAAAAAAACATCAGGGCTTTTTTTCCTGCTTCGCTGCGTTAAAAACGATTATCTATATTTCCTGTAACCCGGAAACTTTCGCGCGCGATGCCTGGTTCTTTCAACAAAATAACTGGCAAATAAACGAGATTCAACTGATTGACTTGTTTCCGCACACTCCCCATATCGAAATATTGGCGGAATTTCGAAAGATTTGA
- a CDS encoding NADH-quinone oxidoreductase subunit M, translating to MGILSTLLLTPVLGILILALIPSKNTNQIRFTANLIALLVFLLSFWLVLNYDRSDGQIQFYEYFVFNPKLNTALALGVDGLSLPMVVLAALLTVIALLASFNIAHNIKSYYVSILLLELGMLGVFLSQDWSLFYIFWELTLAPLFLLIDRWGGTRRHVASLNFVLYTMGGSIFMLISLLAISQYMPPHGGTLMSAMTVAAQSMPRNEQVWVLIGFLIGFGVKMPIFPLHGWLPLAHVQAPSPVSILLSGILLKMGAYGMIRVIVMLPEATQMLQTLLITLALIGMIYGGVLAWRQTDMKAMVAYSSVSHMGIILLDIATMNKTGLIGAVLQMTAHGLVAGAMFLLVGLLYERTHTRNILDYSSLVRVMPRFALFMTITLFAAMGLPGTVGFIAELHAIVGGFQQWGNLMILLGVSIMIGTAYAMRTIGMLFTGPVKPQMRNIEDLKLYELIAAGFLVVLIVLFGLWPAPLIDLSMATMNQMNGIIIQSIQ from the coding sequence ATGGGAATACTCAGTACATTACTTCTAACACCAGTATTAGGTATTCTGATACTTGCGTTAATTCCGAGTAAGAACACAAACCAAATCCGTTTCACCGCTAATCTAATTGCACTCCTGGTATTTCTCTTAAGCTTCTGGCTGGTTCTTAATTACGATCGATCGGATGGTCAAATACAGTTCTATGAGTATTTTGTTTTTAATCCCAAGCTGAATACTGCACTTGCATTAGGCGTCGACGGATTATCACTGCCCATGGTGGTATTGGCCGCATTGCTCACTGTAATTGCGCTACTCGCTTCTTTCAACATCGCACACAATATCAAAAGCTACTATGTCAGTATCCTGCTGCTGGAATTGGGGATGCTGGGCGTATTTCTTTCGCAAGATTGGTCATTGTTCTATATTTTCTGGGAATTGACTTTAGCGCCGCTGTTTCTGCTCATTGATCGCTGGGGAGGTACACGCCGTCATGTCGCCAGTTTGAATTTTGTGCTTTATACGATGGGTGGCTCTATTTTCATGCTGATCAGTTTATTGGCGATCAGTCAATACATGCCGCCGCATGGCGGGACTCTGATGTCTGCGATGACCGTCGCGGCACAGAGCATGCCAAGGAATGAGCAAGTTTGGGTTTTAATTGGTTTTCTGATCGGCTTCGGCGTTAAGATGCCTATTTTTCCACTACACGGCTGGTTGCCATTAGCTCACGTACAAGCACCAAGCCCAGTCAGTATATTGCTATCGGGAATTCTTCTCAAAATGGGCGCCTACGGCATGATCAGAGTCATTGTCATGCTGCCGGAAGCAACACAGATGCTGCAAACACTCTTAATAACCCTGGCATTGATCGGAATGATTTATGGCGGTGTTCTGGCATGGCGGCAAACGGATATGAAAGCGATGGTGGCATATTCTTCGGTCAGTCACATGGGGATCATCCTGCTCGATATTGCCACCATGAATAAAACCGGCCTGATTGGCGCTGTTTTACAAATGACTGCGCATGGTCTGGTAGCGGGAGCAATGTTTCTGCTGGTGGGTTTGTTATACGAGCGCACCCATACCCGAAATATTCTGGACTATAGCTCTTTGGTAAGAGTGATGCCGCGTTTTGCCCTCTTCATGACGATTACTTTATTCGCAGCAATGGGGTTGCCTGGTACGGTGGGTTTTATTGCAGAACTGCATGCGATCGTCGGTGGATTCCAGCAATGGGGAAATCTCATGATACTGCTGGGGGTGAGTATCATGATCGGAACAGCTTACGCCATGCGCACCATCGGTATGTTATTCACCGGTCCGGTAAAACCCCAGATGCGTAACATTGAAGATTTAAAGTTGTACGAACTCATAGCAGCTGGTTTTCTGGTTGTATTGATCGTGCTGTTTGGTTTGTGGCCAGCGCCTTTGATTGACCTTTCAATGGCAACCATGAATCAAATGAACGGCATTATTATTCAAAGTATTCAATAG
- a CDS encoding DUF2309 domain-containing protein, whose product MNSESHDLRHHIIEAIHHLDHILPGQRPLHKFVHHNTIHGFQHLPFEEGVAEYEKLTGVYGYLPDSKNRDLYQQGKITDTDLAAAFEHTKNLQSEHIVFHANDLTINRRDIYQIALLHELPTLSISQLNWQIEERNVLHTIQPDVSKEARARMLSCISDPNIAVKQLWESILNKLGIELTDLHPENMLDLSEEQAKEWLEKIQTNLANGEGIPVHQKMRRDAETKLNEMLAQIGNKITLRSFVLALSGIDILYSIRPQIIRICASVLDEGVAAWQLPGRSKLGLYAAWRSTAHFDVNPFLHDLPDWQNIVDETPEDPVDCIILQLTNMEIPQDKWEDYIQQLALELPGWSGMINWREHNPDYHTENDATLHMADYLAIRLTLDRLWLNQACKDTWKIEAKLGTIGYYFRRNLSEFMVRKQLYDGNLPEYLTNLAKDLILRAGSEREQREEWQSLADLTWTWQFSPLVKKDSEHAAFNSGWRLFRLCQHLGLTAADIHGMQKNDLLQMLTVLDEFNAPERSKIWLYAYEYHYREDFFQTLRANVGRGRWAKRTQRPQAQIVTCMDDREESLRRQLEEINPAIETIGAAGFFGVPMNYKGIDDVEIKMQCPVVVRPANDVNEVPRKGAEPILQEHFKGYRFYKKLAYVMNQSLRRSLILSHAIIDTLAPVVFAGLLGRVFLPKYFLALNTTLRQSIEKKVPTELMFKAPASDTPATPDQPRLGFTDTEQADRLTVFMRTTGLSYGFAPIVCLAGHGSTNLNNPHEFGYNCGACSGKRGGPNARLFAAMANRPEIRKLLAERGIHIPDDTWFVGAEHDTCSDEYYWYDLEDIPQSVLPAFEAFRNDLIKASKASAHERCRRFVSANNPRTPEAGKEHVTLRANDFSQAFPEFNHATIAAAIIGRRSVSQGTFLDRRVFLISYDPTQDADGKLLENLLLAVGPVGAGINLEYYFSTVNNDYFGSGSKVTHNITGMFGVLEGTSSDLRTGLTKQMIEIHEPLRLQVLVEAKTEILGQIYERQASIRELVGGGWILLSAIDPDTAEISVFERGVGFVPWQAAGKQVPEYESSVAYYQSINVPLPPALIKQPHPTGA is encoded by the coding sequence ATGAATTCCGAATCTCATGATCTACGTCACCATATCATTGAAGCAATCCATCACTTGGATCATATTCTTCCAGGACAACGCCCGCTGCATAAATTTGTGCATCACAACACCATTCATGGTTTTCAACATCTCCCGTTCGAAGAAGGTGTGGCGGAATATGAAAAATTAACCGGTGTTTATGGTTATTTACCGGATTCAAAGAACAGGGACCTTTATCAGCAAGGCAAAATAACCGACACAGACCTTGCAGCCGCGTTTGAACATACAAAAAACTTACAGTCTGAGCACATTGTTTTTCATGCCAACGATCTGACAATCAATCGTAGAGATATCTACCAAATTGCGCTGCTGCATGAGCTGCCTACTCTGTCGATCAGTCAATTGAATTGGCAGATCGAAGAACGGAATGTGCTGCATACCATTCAACCGGATGTTTCTAAAGAAGCGCGTGCACGGATGCTCAGCTGCATTTCCGATCCCAATATCGCCGTTAAACAGCTTTGGGAAAGCATTCTCAACAAACTGGGTATTGAGCTAACCGACTTGCACCCCGAGAACATGTTGGATCTCTCAGAAGAGCAGGCCAAAGAGTGGCTGGAAAAAATCCAAACAAACCTGGCAAATGGCGAGGGCATTCCCGTACATCAAAAAATGCGTAGGGATGCGGAAACCAAACTCAATGAAATGCTGGCGCAAATCGGCAACAAAATTACATTACGCAGTTTTGTTCTGGCTTTAAGCGGTATCGATATTCTTTATTCCATTAGGCCGCAGATCATACGAATCTGCGCATCGGTACTGGATGAAGGCGTTGCGGCATGGCAATTGCCCGGTCGCAGCAAACTGGGGCTCTATGCAGCTTGGCGCTCGACAGCGCATTTCGACGTGAATCCTTTTTTACACGATTTGCCCGACTGGCAAAATATTGTCGACGAAACACCGGAAGATCCGGTCGATTGCATTATTCTGCAATTAACCAACATGGAGATTCCACAAGACAAATGGGAAGATTATATCCAGCAGCTGGCGCTTGAGTTGCCGGGTTGGTCGGGAATGATCAATTGGCGTGAGCATAATCCTGATTACCATACGGAAAATGACGCAACGCTGCATATGGCCGATTATCTGGCTATCCGTCTCACATTGGATCGGCTATGGCTCAATCAGGCCTGCAAAGACACCTGGAAGATCGAAGCCAAGCTGGGAACGATCGGCTATTATTTTCGCAGAAATTTATCCGAGTTCATGGTCCGGAAGCAATTGTATGATGGCAATTTACCGGAGTATCTGACCAATCTTGCCAAGGATTTGATTTTGCGCGCCGGATCCGAACGCGAGCAACGGGAAGAATGGCAATCCTTAGCCGACCTGACATGGACTTGGCAATTCAGTCCACTGGTTAAAAAAGATTCTGAACACGCGGCTTTTAATAGCGGCTGGCGGCTTTTCCGGCTGTGCCAGCATCTAGGGCTCACGGCTGCGGATATTCATGGCATGCAGAAAAACGATTTACTCCAGATGCTGACGGTACTGGACGAATTTAATGCGCCTGAGCGCAGCAAAATATGGCTGTATGCCTACGAATATCATTACCGGGAAGATTTTTTTCAAACTCTGCGAGCCAATGTTGGCCGCGGCCGCTGGGCCAAACGTACCCAGCGGCCGCAAGCGCAGATTGTCACTTGCATGGATGACCGTGAAGAGAGTCTGCGCCGCCAACTGGAAGAAATTAACCCCGCCATTGAGACCATAGGCGCTGCAGGATTTTTTGGCGTGCCAATGAATTACAAAGGGATAGACGATGTAGAAATTAAAATGCAGTGCCCGGTGGTCGTACGCCCTGCAAATGATGTCAATGAAGTCCCGAGAAAAGGCGCGGAACCGATACTGCAAGAGCATTTCAAAGGATATCGTTTTTATAAGAAACTCGCTTATGTGATGAATCAATCATTGCGGCGCAGTCTTATTCTTTCGCATGCCATCATTGATACATTAGCGCCGGTTGTGTTTGCCGGCCTGCTCGGCAGAGTGTTTTTACCGAAATATTTTCTGGCGCTCAATACCACCTTGCGTCAAAGTATTGAAAAGAAAGTCCCCACCGAATTGATGTTCAAAGCGCCTGCTTCGGATACGCCCGCAACCCCGGATCAGCCCCGGTTGGGCTTTACCGATACGGAACAAGCCGACCGGTTAACGGTATTCATGCGCACGACCGGCTTATCGTACGGTTTCGCCCCTATTGTTTGCTTAGCCGGCCATGGATCGACCAACCTCAATAATCCGCATGAGTTTGGTTACAACTGCGGCGCCTGTAGCGGCAAGCGTGGCGGACCGAACGCGCGGCTTTTTGCAGCCATGGCAAATCGTCCGGAAATTAGAAAATTACTCGCCGAACGCGGCATTCACATTCCCGACGACACCTGGTTTGTCGGCGCTGAACACGACACCTGTAGCGACGAATACTATTGGTATGATCTTGAAGATATTCCACAAAGTGTATTGCCTGCATTCGAAGCATTCAGGAACGATTTAATCAAAGCGAGTAAAGCTTCAGCTCACGAACGTTGCCGGCGCTTTGTCTCGGCTAACAACCCTCGCACCCCGGAAGCCGGAAAAGAACATGTGACCTTGCGTGCAAATGATTTTTCGCAAGCATTTCCGGAATTCAATCACGCCACGATTGCCGCAGCGATCATCGGGCGGCGATCCGTGTCGCAAGGAACATTTTTGGACCGGCGTGTTTTTCTCATTTCATATGATCCCACGCAGGATGCCGATGGCAAGTTGCTTGAAAATCTTTTGTTAGCGGTCGGTCCGGTGGGTGCAGGTATCAACCTGGAGTATTACTTCTCCACGGTAAACAATGACTATTTTGGCTCCGGCTCTAAAGTCACGCATAACATTACCGGGATGTTCGGCGTGCTGGAAGGCACCAGTAGCGATTTACGTACCGGGTTAACCAAACAGATGATTGAAATCCACGAACCGTTGCGATTGCAGGTTTTAGTGGAAGCCAAAACCGAAATACTGGGACAAATTTATGAGCGGCAAGCCAGCATCCGTGAACTCGTCGGCGGTGGTTGGATTTTGCTGAGCGCAATTGATCCCGATACGGCTGAAATTTCAGTATTTGAACGTGGCGTTGGATTTGTTCCTTGGCAAGCGGCAGGAAAACAAGTGCCTGAATATGAGTCGTCCGTTGCTTACTATCAGAGCATCAACGTGCCCTTGCCACCTGCTTTAATCAAACAACCTCATCCGACAGGAGCCTAA
- a CDS encoding NADH-quinone oxidoreductase subunit L translates to MDQLVFLIPLLPFIAAAIIGFGILFDRISGKKDEPISANVAKNAITLSCLIAIALLGADLLGINSNYTSLGKWLGSGNLVVEFNFITTGFSVIAAALFSIILLIIARFSTSYIHAEPGFHRFFFVLSLFSSAMLLLILSGNAVVTFMGWELAGLCSYLLISFAYDRPTATINATRVFVTNRIGDAGFILGIALSFYYAGTTNWFNLNEIATTLSTPTATVISLCFVVAAVAKSAQLPFTPWLARAMEGPTPSSAVFYGAVMIHAGIFLVILLRPLIELAPLTMSVLVAIGLFTAIYSYIVGLTQTDTKSSLCFAITGQLGLMFLECGLGLWELASWHLCAHAIVRNYQVLTAPSLLRYVYGNPMKPVAAAIANKRWLYIASLQRFWLDPIADRTLVRPIYGLGHDLDRFDKNIIDRAMGAPVSSNYTISSLTQLEKKMGKDIRDGIHLEFVRGSGIVGKFFEWAANIMSWFEDRLVLRGIGMDTVDIGRKLGQIANTFEQTILKPRYLVLFVFIVLMIAASI, encoded by the coding sequence ATGGATCAATTGGTTTTTTTAATACCGTTATTGCCATTCATAGCCGCTGCGATCATCGGTTTCGGTATTTTGTTTGATCGCATCAGCGGAAAAAAAGACGAGCCGATCAGCGCAAATGTGGCTAAAAATGCCATTACCTTGTCGTGTTTGATCGCGATCGCCCTGTTAGGCGCTGATTTATTGGGTATCAATTCCAACTATACTTCGCTAGGAAAATGGCTTGGCAGCGGCAATCTCGTCGTTGAATTCAATTTCATCACGACAGGTTTCAGCGTCATTGCAGCCGCCTTATTTTCGATAATTTTACTCATAATCGCGCGCTTCTCAACAAGCTACATCCATGCTGAACCCGGATTTCACCGCTTCTTTTTTGTTTTATCCTTGTTCTCGTCGGCGATGCTGCTGCTCATACTCTCGGGTAATGCGGTTGTTACGTTTATGGGCTGGGAGTTAGCGGGATTGTGTTCGTATTTATTGATATCTTTCGCCTATGACCGACCCACCGCAACCATTAACGCCACACGGGTTTTTGTAACCAACCGTATCGGAGACGCCGGCTTTATTCTAGGCATAGCCCTTTCCTTTTACTATGCCGGAACGACGAATTGGTTCAACCTGAACGAAATTGCAACAACGCTATCAACACCGACTGCCACCGTAATCAGCTTATGCTTCGTCGTCGCTGCGGTTGCCAAGTCAGCGCAACTGCCATTTACACCCTGGCTAGCAAGAGCGATGGAAGGACCCACGCCTTCCAGTGCTGTGTTCTATGGTGCTGTGATGATCCACGCTGGCATCTTTTTGGTTATTTTACTGCGGCCGCTTATCGAGCTCGCACCGCTCACCATGTCCGTGCTGGTGGCGATTGGATTGTTTACAGCAATTTATAGCTATATTGTCGGATTGACACAAACCGATACCAAAAGCTCACTATGCTTTGCCATTACAGGGCAGTTGGGTCTTATGTTTTTGGAATGCGGTTTGGGTTTATGGGAATTGGCGAGCTGGCATTTGTGCGCGCATGCCATAGTGAGAAATTACCAGGTGTTAACAGCGCCTTCGTTACTGCGCTATGTCTATGGCAATCCGATGAAACCGGTAGCCGCCGCAATCGCCAATAAACGCTGGTTATATATCGCATCGTTGCAGCGCTTCTGGCTTGATCCGATTGCCGATAGAACATTGGTCAGACCTATTTATGGTCTTGGACACGATTTGGACCGGTTCGATAAAAATATCATCGATCGTGCCATGGGTGCTCCCGTTTCTTCAAACTACACCATCTCATCACTGACGCAATTGGAGAAAAAGATGGGTAAAGATATCCGTGATGGAATACACCTTGAGTTTGTCCGCGGTAGCGGCATAGTCGGAAAATTCTTTGAATGGGCAGCAAATATCATGAGCTGGTTTGAAGATCGTTTGGTATTGCGCGGTATCGGCATGGATACAGTCGATATTGGCAGAAAGCTCGGGCAGATTGCGAATACTTTTGAACAGACTATTCTCAAACCGCGTTACCTGGTGCTGTTTGTATTCATTGTCTTAATGATTGCCGCTTCAATTTGA